In the genome of Anabaena cylindrica PCC 7122, the window AATTCTTTTTCAATCGCTGCGTGTAATTCTTTCGCCGAATTAGTTGAAATCAAGATTTGCCGGAATCTTTGCAAGCTTTTATAAACTCTATCTTGGGTAATTCCTGGAATTTTATATCTTTGATAAGCATTGGTAGCACGACCAGATTTAAAATATTTTAAACTTTGATCAATAGATGCTAACAACGCCTTTTTATCTGCTATTTTATTATTTTCACCACCATAAATCCTTTCATCTAAACAAGAAGCATCATTTTCACAACAAGTAACTGGAACTCTTTGCACAAGTACAGGTAAATTTTTGGTATTTTCAGTTTTTAAAGCAACCGGTAAATCCCACTTGGTTACTTGACATTCTGGAGAAACTACATCTTTATTTTTTATTGCTGGCATTTCTAACAAAAAAATAGTTAAAAACACAGGTAAGCTGAGAGTTGTTTTCAATATCCTTTGCATGGAATTAATCTAAGGTAATAAGTGAAAGATAACAAATGACAATTTTGATAATTATTATCTCGTTCCCAGTCTCTGACTGGGAATGCTAGACAGAGGCTCTGCCTCTACTTTCATGGAAGGCAGAGCCTTCTAGAATTCATTCCCATACAGAGTATGGGAACGAGAGGATTTATTCATTCATATTATGGTACGTAGCAACAGCGGAAGGGGAGATGCGATTTAAGTACCGGAAAATCCAGTATTTGAAAATCGTATCTAAAATTACGGGAAATGTGGCAATGAATTATCTCGTTCCCAGTCTCTGACTGGGAATGCTAGACAGAGGCTCTGCCTCTACTTTCATGGAAGGCAGAGCCTTCTAGAATTCATTCCCACACAGAGTATGGGAACGAGAGGATTTATTCATTCATATTATGGTATGTAGCAACAGCGGAAGGAGAGATGCGATTCAAGTACCGGAAAATCCAATATTTGAAAATCGTATCTAAAATTACGGGAAATGTGGCAATGAATAAAAAGATAAAATCACGATTTGCTGGTAATCCCCAGTGTCGTGATATACCTTCTAAAATCACTTCCCAACCATGGGGAGAGTGGAAACCGACAAATACATCTGTAAACAAGATAATAATAAATGCTTTGGCGCTATCACTCAATCCATATACTACATGATCAAAGAAATCTTTGAGAACTGAGATAGAAGATTTGCTGATAATTAACAGCCAAATAAAAGCAATTACCGAACAAATATCTGCAAATACATTTTTAATGGCATTAGCACTTTCACTCTGAAATTGTTCAGCTACTTCCTGCGCTTTCTCTTGCATCTTGATTTCTATATCTTCTGATGATATGGGTGCCGCATTACTAATCATGTTTTCAAACTTGATTCTTTCCTCAAATCTTTGTAGTTCTCTAAGTGCTTCTTCTTCCATTTCTGTATTCAGGAAGATTTGCTCTGTTTGGGAACCTCTAAAATGATCTACTAAAGGACCTACTACTACAGCCTTAGCTATTTGATGGGTGAGCAGTGGTATTATAATTAAGAGTAAAATAAATCGAATAGATATAATTGTTGTTTTTTGCGTTTGGCGAAAGTTCTGCACTACATCTTGTTCAGATTCTGGGTCTAATTCTGCTTGTAACCGAGTGATAGTGCTTAAAATTGAACGGGGTAAAACTCCTGTAGCATCAGCTTTTCTTTTTGGTTTAATTCCATTGTTTGGAACTGATATTTTTGGTTTGTTTGGTTGGGAAATAACTATATTATCTGCTACAATTGTAGATAGAGCAGTTAAATTTGCTGGAGTTTTTTCTGATTGATCATTTGTGTATTTAGCAATGACTTGATCAATAAAACCTAGTTTTTCTAAAACTAAAGCTAGAGAGGGATATTCTATACCTGTTTTAATAGCTGCTTGTTGTTTAGATTCGTTTGAAAACCAACGACTAGCTTTAAACTCTGTCAGTCGCATTCGGGCATTTTTTAATAATTTCTTTAAATCTGCCTCAAAATAATCCATGACAGTACTACTGTACATAGCAGAATCAGCAGATATTTTTTTACCCTGAAAATGCTGATCTTCGATTTCCTTGATTTTTAAGGCTGTTTGGTAAGCTTCCTCCAAAGATCGTTCTGGTGTCAGTAAGTACCATCTGTAAGCAGCCAGCAAAAAACCGTATATTTTTTGACTAAAGACAGAGTTTCTCATCGTAGATGATTGTCTAACATAATTTGGTGATTATTAACCTTAAGTTAACGCACGAGGTATACTAACGAATCTATAAGGAGTATATTTGTGGTTTCTGATTCTGTTTGGATTGTTGGTACTAGTCGCAGCGGTAAGACTACTCGCATAGCCGAGCAGTTTTGTCATTGGATACAAATTGAGCATCAATATCCAGAATTATTTTATACGAAAAATCAAAACAATAAAAAAGCTAAAAGCACAATACAAACGTCAAATATTTTACCAATAGAACCTGGGGTTTTAGTTTTAGCCTCTAATGATGAGAATCGCCGTTTATTAAGTGATAAAATTGTATCCTTAACTTTAGGAAAATACCCAATTCGTGCTAAAACCACTTTGGGGTTTCTCCAGGATGAAGTTATTTTATTTTGGCCGTTATTAATTGAATCGTTGCAGATTAAAGCACAATTTCCTGTAAAATTGCGTCCAGAAACTGAGCAGGAGTTAGCGACAAAACTTTGGCGTTCTCAGTTAGATGTAGAGACATTGAGAAGTGCAGGAGTAAATGAATATCGCTTAGTCAGGCGTATATTAGATATATGGCAATTAGCTGCTTATAGTGGTACGCCTTGCGAAGATATTACTGAGATTTTGCAAAGCGGTTTTCAGGAAAGTGTTAATAATTTAGAACCTAATTTTTTGGCATCTTTGCTGCTAGATTGGCGTAATTGGTGTTTAGAGAGGGGAATGCTAACTTATGCACTGATTACGGAATTATATAGCCAACATTTGTTAAAAAATATTGATTATCAGCAGCGTTTAGTCGGTCGGTATCAGGCGATATTAGCAGATGATGTGGATGATTATCCAGCGATCGCTCATAATTTGTTTGAGTTCCTCTTAGATAACGGTGCAGTAGGGGCTTTTAGCTATAATCCTGATGGTGCAATTCGCTGGGGACTGGGTGCAGATCCCCAATATTTAGCGAGGTTAGCACAGCGTTGTCAGATAGAAACATTAAAAGGCCCAGCTTTAGATAGTTTAGCGGCTCAACTGGCTCAACCGATAGTGAAAATAGTCACAGAGCCAATGGCGATTTTCCGTTTACCAGCATCTGTACAACCAATCCAAACCGCTTCTCGCGCTCAACTATTGCGTCAAACAGCAGAGGTGATCATTGATGGAATTGAGACGGGAAAGGTAAAACCGGAAGAAATAGCGATTATTGCACCGGGTTTAGATGCGATCGCACGTTATACTCTCACAGAAATCTTAACTAAACAGAATATCCCCGTAGAATCTCTCAATGATCAACGTCCTTTAGTTAGTTCACCTTTTGTTAGAGCATTACTCACCTTATTAGCTCTAGTTTATCCTGGCTTAGGGCGTTTAGTAGACAGGGATGCCGTTGCAGAGATGTTGGTAATTTTAAGTCAGAGTCGCACCTATGACGGGGAAACACAAGAATCTCATCAACCCAGAATTGATCCAGTCCGAGCAGGGTTAATAGCAGATTCCTGTTTTGTACCCCATCCAGATCACCCACATTTGCTACCAGTGACAGCCTTTGAACGTTGGGATAGAATCGGCTAT includes:
- a CDS encoding proton extrusion protein PcxA yields the protein MRNSVFSQKIYGFLLAAYRWYLLTPERSLEEAYQTALKIKEIEDQHFQGKKISADSAMYSSTVMDYFEADLKKLLKNARMRLTEFKASRWFSNESKQQAAIKTGIEYPSLALVLEKLGFIDQVIAKYTNDQSEKTPANLTALSTIVADNIVISQPNKPKISVPNNGIKPKRKADATGVLPRSILSTITRLQAELDPESEQDVVQNFRQTQKTTIISIRFILLLIIIPLLTHQIAKAVVVGPLVDHFRGSQTEQIFLNTEMEEEALRELQRFEERIKFENMISNAAPISSEDIEIKMQEKAQEVAEQFQSESANAIKNVFADICSVIAFIWLLIISKSSISVLKDFFDHVVYGLSDSAKAFIIILFTDVFVGFHSPHGWEVILEGISRHWGLPANRDFIFLFIATFPVILDTIFKYWIFRYLNRISPSAVATYHNMNE